The genomic interval CTGCGGACCCGGCGCGAGCCTTCTGTCCTCGCGGGCTCGGTGCGCCAGGAGCTCAAGGCCATGGACGCGGACCAGCCCATCTTCGACCTCCTGCCGTTCGACAGCCGGATGGAGCGCCAGCTGTCGCGTCCCCTGGCGACCACTCGGCTGTTGGCCGCCTTCGCGCTGCTCGCGGTGGTGCTGGCCGGCGTGGGTGTCTATGGCGTCATGGCCTACTCGGTGGGTCAACGCACGCGGGAGCTGGGCATCCGCCTGGCGCTTGGCGCCCATCCCCGGCAGGTGTTGGGTCTGGTGATGCGGCAGGGACTGCGGCTCACGGTGATGGGCGTGGGACTGGGTCTGCTCACCGCGTTTGGCTGCATGCGTCTGTTGGCCTCGCTGCTGTACGGCGTGAATGCGAACGAGCCCACCGTCTTCGTGGGTGTCGCCGCCGTGCTCGCCAGTGTGTCCATCTTGGCCACGTGGGTCCCCGCGCTGCGTGCCAGCCGCGTGTCTCCGTCCGTCTCACTGCGCGCCGAATAGCACCGGCGCTCTGCGCGCCGAAAAGCCCCTGGGGTTGTTCGCACCGCCCCAGGCATGCGCATGGGGTGACTTCGCCCCATCCCCTCCTCGCGAGACAATGGCGAACCAGCGGACGTCCCGCACGGTTGGCCCTTTGACGCTTGGCGAGGGAAGGGTTTAAGAGTCCGCATGCACTTCGACTGGAGCTTTCTGGTTCGCCTCAGCGTGCTGGTGTTGCCCGCCATGTTGCTGATGGCCTTGCATGGCACGGCCGCACACGCCGCGGCGCCAGGGAGTGGTGCGCCGCTGGAGAGACTGTCGAGCCGCCGCATCTTCTTCGGGCACCAGTCCGTGGGCGGCAACCTGCTGGACGGAGTGCAGCGGCTTCCCGCATCGTCCCAGGCGCCCCGCGTCGTCGAGGTGAAGAGCCCGACGGAGGCGGTGGCACCGGGGACGCTGGCGCACGCGATGGTGGGCCAGAACGAGAAGCCCGAGTCGAAGATCGCCGACTTCGAGCGGATGATGGACGCGGGGCTGGCGAAGTCGACGGACGTGGCGTTCTTCAAGTTCTGCTACATCGACTTCAACGGCGCCACGGACAGCCGCGCGCTCTTCGAGAAGTATCGCGCGTCGATGGAGGGCCTGAAGGCGCGCCACCCCGGCACCACCTTCGTGCACGTCACCGCGCCGCTCACCACGGTGCAGCGCGGCGCCAAGGCGTGGCTGAAGGAGCTGCTGGGCCGGCCCGTGTGGGGCATCGCGGAGAACGTTCAGCGGGAGACGTTCAACGAGCTGATGCGCCAGGCGTACGGCGGCAAGGAGCCCCTGTTCGACCTGGCCCGGCTGGAGTCCACCGCGCCCGATGGCAAGCGGGAGACGTACGAGCTGAACGGGCAGACGTGGCCGGCGATGGTGCCGGGATACTCGGATGACGGCGGCCACCTCAACGCGACGGGCCAGGAGCGACTGGCCAAGGAGCTCATGAACTTCCTGGCGAACCTCCCCGCCCCCGCGGTGCAGCCTCCCATTCCCGCTGTCCAGGCCACGCCGTGACATGACGCCGTTCCATCAATCCCTGTCGCGTGAGCTGAAGACGCTCCTGTCCCGCCTGAAACTCAGGCGCTGCCAGGAGGTGGGGGACTCGCCCACGGTGCTGGGCCGTGTGTGGATTCACGGCGCGGGACGAGTCCAGGTGGGCCACCGCGTCATCCTGGACGGCCGGCTGGCACCCATCGAGCTGAACGTCATGGGGGCTGACAGCCTCATCATCCTGGGTGATGACGTGGTCATCGAGGGTGGTGCGTCCCTGGAGGCGATGAGCTCCATCAGCGTGGGCGCGGGCTCCCGCCTGGGGGCCTACTGCAAGGTGATGGACAATCAGCACCATCCGCTCCGGGGAAACCGCCATGCGCGGCCCGCCTCGGTGCCGCTGGTCATCGAGGAGTCGGTGTCGGTGGGAAGCCGCGCCATCCTCTTGCCGGGAACCCACCTCTCCAAGGGCTGCACGGTGGCGCCCGGGACGGTGGTCTCCCGGAAGATTCCGGCAGGGGTCAGCGTGGGCGGGGTGCCCGCCCGTGTTCTGCGCAGGGAGGTGATGGGATGACGTCGCGTCTGCCATTTGTCCGGCTGCCCGCGGTGGCCGCCCAGCTCGAGGAGTTGCGCAAGTCCATGCAGCCCCGCGCCGAGCGCGCGGTGGCGATGGTGCGC from Myxococcus stipitatus carries:
- a CDS encoding acyltransferase — translated: MTPFHQSLSRELKTLLSRLKLRRCQEVGDSPTVLGRVWIHGAGRVQVGHRVILDGRLAPIELNVMGADSLIILGDDVVIEGGASLEAMSSISVGAGSRLGAYCKVMDNQHHPLRGNRHARPASVPLVIEESVSVGSRAILLPGTHLSKGCTVAPGTVVSRKIPAGVSVGGVPARVLRREVMG